Proteins from one Erpetoichthys calabaricus chromosome 11, fErpCal1.3, whole genome shotgun sequence genomic window:
- the gpr151 gene encoding G-protein coupled receptor 151: MDKFPIRNFSTANSSLSRQRYLSGGQQHLDSAELQVAIPVVLGAICVLGFVGNVTVVGVLMSNARKGKPSLINSLILNLSIADLLVLAFAVPVRAAAYSKDSWTLGWFVCKTCDWFVHSCMAAKSFTIAIVAKACFMYVSNPTKQVTIRTRTIVAVLFASWTLACVLPLPHWLFATLRDDGRGFICVQAIPRSADHFMSIYLKVYPCLIFCAPFSFAFVYFWRAYGRCQKRGTKTQNLRMQIRSRKLTVMLLCIGVAFAILWLPEWVTWVWINHAELDGPFPPLYLAISAQVLMFTVSSVNPFVVLSMSEEFRSGYKGLWRRLTVKKAKAEPPVMKDNNQEANRTEAPASSLPPPEQSPTPENPPPEPEPSCSQTTPDSPKSKDNVLPDVEQFWHERESGSANQENDPVPWEHQEAQ, from the coding sequence ATGGACAAATTTCCGATTCGCAACTTCAGCACCGCGAACAGCTCCCTGAGCCGACAGCGCTACTTGTCGGGCGGCCAGCAGCACCTCGACTCCGCAGAGCTACAAGTCGCCATCCCGGTGGTGCTGGGAGCCATCTGTGTCCTGGGCTTCGTCGGCAATGTCACTGTCGTGGGAGTCCTGATGAGCAATGCGCGGAAGGGGAAGCCGTCGCTGATTAACTCTCTGATCCTGAACCTGAGCATCGCCGACCTGCTGGTGCTCGCCTTCGCGGTGCCAGTCAGGGCTGCCGCCTACTCCAAAGACAGCTGGACTCTTGGCTGGTTCGTCTGTAAGACTTGCGACTGGTTCGTTCACTCGTGCATGGCAGCGAAAAGTTTCACCATCGCCATCGTGGCCAAAGCCTGCTTCATGTACGTGAGCAACCCGACCAAACAGGTGACCATCCGGACCCGGACGATCGTGGCTGTGCTGTTTGCCTCCTGGACGCTGGCCTGCGTCCTGCCTTTACCCCACTGGCTTTTTGCGACCCTGCGGGACGACGGGCGAGGCTTTATCTGTGTGCAGGCCATCCCCAGATCGGCAGACCACTTCATGTCCATCTACCTGAAGGTCTACCCTTGTCTCATATTCTGCGCTCCCTTCAGCTTCGCCTTTGTCTACTTCTGGAGGGCGTACGGCCGCTGCCAAAAAAGGGGAACCAAAACGCAGAATCTTCGAATGCAGATCCGTTCGCGCAAGCTCACCGTCATGCTGCTCTGCATCGGAGTGGCCTTTGCCATCTTGTGGCTACCGGAATGGGTCACCTGGGTTTGGATCAATCATGCCGAATTGGATGGCCCCTTCCCACCGCTCTATCTGGCCATCTCCGCTCAGGTGCTCATGTTCACCGTTTCTTCGGTAAACCCTTTCGTCGTCCTCTCCATGTCCGAGGAGTTCAGGAGTGGCTACAAGGGGCTGTGGCGCAGGCTGACCGTCAAGAAGGCAAAAGCCGAGCCGCCCGTCATGAAGGACAACAACCAGGAGGCGAACAGGACTGAAGCGCCCGCAAGTTCCTTGCCGCCCCCCGAGCAGAGCCCGACTCCAGAGAATCCTCCACCCGAGCCAGAGCCTTCCTGCAGCCAGACCACCCCCGACAGCCCCAAAAGCAAAGACAACGTCCTCCCCGACGTGGAACAGTTCTGGCACGAACGGGAGTCTGGCTCAGCTAACCAGGAAAATGACCCGGTCCCCTGGGAACATCAGGAAGCGCAGTAG